One genomic window of Azospirillum thermophilum includes the following:
- a CDS encoding efflux RND transporter permease subunit produces MRLGISGVLTRTFIRSPLTPLLLLASLVVGIVALASLPREEEPQISVPMVDILVRADGLKADDAVELVTKPLEEIVKGIDGVEHTYSQTMDDQAVVTARFLVGTSSDDAILRVHEKVRANLNRIPIGIPEPLIVGRGINDVAILTLTLSPKPEAAGRWTDTALYGVADELLAQLVQVEDVGKSFIVGGRPDQIRVEPNPERLALFGVTLNQLVDKVKNANRSFIVGTMRSQGGSLPVVAGQTLQGISDIGLLLLTTRDGRPVYVKDVADIVVGSRPDESMAWHMLPDGKGGLVRSPAVTIALAKRAGANAVTIADRVLDRVHAIQAGPLPKDLTLTVTRNYGETADEKVNELLFHLALATVTIVALIVLAIGWREGIVTLIVIPTTILLTMFASWLMGYTINRVSLFALIFSIGILVDDAIVVVENIDRHWSMRDGRSKVQAAIEAVAEVGNPTIIATLTVIAALLPMMFVSGLMGPYMSPIPANASAAMLFSFFVAMVLTPWLMVKLRPGDEPPGQGHGHGHDAGGGLLGRLYLSVARPVIRSRRTAWFFLLSVGVATLASTALFYTKDVAVKLLPFDNKSELQVIVDLPRGASAEDTGRVLLEASRRIAGLPELASIQAYAGTASPFNFNGLVRHYYLRDQPEQGDLQVNLAPKAERRRSSHEIALDIRARLRDVAAPDGTSIKVVEVPPGPPVLSTLLIEVYGPDAETRRKAALMVEDAFHKVDFIVDVDDSFRRPGERLRFALDRESLEFHGVEEQAVYDTLQALIGGVPVGYSHRGAGRTPIEIAVRLPKSGLFLSERILATPVPGARGTVELGDLVTMTREQASYPLFRRNGRFAEMVMADLAGRFEAPVYGMLAVQERLAAIDWQAAGFGQAPEVLMHGQPDDQSRTSLLWEGEWEITYVTFRDMGAAFAVAILGIYLLVVGQFGSFKLPLVILVPVPLTLIGIVLGHWLFAAAFTATSMIGFIALAGIIVRNSILLVDFIRHLRERGYGLRDAVLEAGAIRFKPILLTAVAAMIGAAFILTDPIFQGLAISLLFGLLSSTLLTVLVIPAIYIVLRSDTRPVKP; encoded by the coding sequence ATGCGGCTCGGCATCTCGGGCGTCCTGACGCGGACCTTCATCCGCTCGCCCCTCACGCCGCTCCTGCTCCTGGCCTCCCTGGTGGTCGGCATCGTGGCGCTCGCCTCCCTGCCGCGCGAGGAGGAGCCGCAGATCAGCGTGCCGATGGTCGACATCCTCGTGCGCGCCGACGGGCTGAAGGCCGACGACGCCGTCGAGCTGGTGACCAAGCCCCTGGAGGAGATCGTCAAGGGCATCGACGGGGTCGAGCACACCTACAGCCAGACCATGGACGACCAGGCGGTGGTGACCGCCCGCTTCCTGGTCGGCACCTCGTCGGACGACGCCATCCTGCGCGTGCACGAGAAGGTGCGGGCCAACCTGAACCGCATTCCCATCGGCATTCCGGAGCCGCTGATCGTCGGGCGCGGCATCAACGACGTGGCAATCCTGACGCTGACCCTCTCCCCCAAGCCGGAGGCCGCCGGGCGCTGGACCGATACCGCGCTCTACGGCGTCGCCGACGAGCTGCTCGCCCAGCTCGTCCAGGTCGAGGATGTCGGCAAGAGCTTCATCGTCGGCGGCCGGCCCGACCAGATCCGCGTCGAGCCGAACCCGGAACGGCTGGCCCTGTTCGGCGTGACGCTGAACCAGCTTGTCGACAAGGTGAAGAACGCCAACCGCTCCTTCATCGTCGGGACGATGCGCAGCCAGGGCGGCAGCCTGCCGGTGGTCGCCGGACAGACGCTGCAGGGCATCTCCGACATCGGGCTTCTGCTTCTCACCACCCGCGACGGCCGCCCGGTCTACGTGAAGGACGTGGCCGACATCGTGGTGGGGTCCCGCCCGGACGAGAGCATGGCCTGGCACATGCTGCCGGACGGCAAGGGCGGGCTGGTCCGCAGTCCCGCCGTCACCATCGCCCTCGCCAAGCGCGCCGGAGCCAACGCCGTCACCATCGCCGACCGGGTGCTGGACCGTGTCCACGCCATCCAGGCGGGACCTCTGCCCAAGGACCTGACGCTGACCGTCACCCGCAACTACGGCGAGACGGCGGACGAGAAGGTCAACGAGCTGCTGTTCCATCTGGCGCTCGCCACCGTCACCATCGTCGCGCTGATCGTGCTGGCGATCGGCTGGCGCGAGGGCATCGTGACGCTGATCGTCATTCCGACGACGATCCTGCTGACGATGTTCGCCTCCTGGTTGATGGGCTACACCATCAACCGCGTCAGCCTGTTCGCCCTGATCTTCTCCATCGGCATCCTGGTGGACGACGCCATCGTGGTGGTGGAGAACATCGACCGCCACTGGTCGATGCGCGACGGGCGCAGCAAGGTCCAGGCGGCGATCGAGGCGGTGGCGGAGGTCGGCAACCCGACGATCATCGCCACTCTCACGGTCATCGCGGCGCTGCTGCCGATGATGTTCGTCTCCGGCCTGATGGGCCCCTACATGAGCCCGATCCCGGCCAACGCCTCGGCCGCCATGCTGTTCAGCTTCTTCGTCGCCATGGTGCTGACCCCCTGGCTGATGGTGAAGCTGCGCCCCGGCGACGAGCCGCCCGGCCAAGGCCATGGCCACGGCCACGACGCCGGCGGCGGACTGCTCGGCCGGCTCTACCTGTCGGTCGCCCGGCCGGTGATCCGCAGCCGGCGTACCGCCTGGTTCTTCCTGCTCTCGGTCGGGGTGGCGACCCTCGCCTCCACCGCGCTGTTCTACACCAAGGACGTCGCGGTCAAGCTGCTGCCCTTCGACAACAAGTCGGAGCTGCAGGTGATCGTCGACCTGCCGCGCGGCGCCTCGGCGGAGGATACCGGGCGGGTCCTGCTGGAGGCGTCGCGCCGGATCGCCGGCCTGCCGGAGCTGGCGAGCATCCAGGCCTATGCCGGCACCGCCTCGCCTTTCAACTTCAACGGGCTGGTCCGGCACTACTACCTGCGCGACCAGCCGGAACAGGGCGACCTGCAGGTCAACCTCGCCCCCAAGGCCGAGCGGCGCCGCAGCAGCCACGAGATCGCGCTGGACATCCGTGCCCGCCTGCGGGACGTCGCCGCCCCCGACGGCACCTCCATCAAGGTGGTCGAGGTGCCGCCCGGCCCGCCGGTGCTCTCCACCCTGCTGATCGAGGTCTACGGCCCCGATGCCGAGACGCGGCGCAAGGCGGCGCTGATGGTGGAGGACGCCTTCCACAAGGTCGACTTCATCGTCGACGTGGACGACAGCTTCCGCCGGCCGGGCGAACGGCTGCGCTTCGCCCTCGACCGGGAGAGCCTGGAGTTCCACGGCGTGGAGGAACAGGCGGTCTACGACACGCTGCAGGCGTTGATCGGCGGTGTCCCGGTCGGCTACTCGCACCGCGGCGCCGGCCGGACCCCGATCGAGATCGCCGTCCGGCTGCCGAAGTCCGGCCTGTTCCTGTCGGAGCGCATCCTCGCCACCCCGGTGCCCGGCGCCCGCGGCACCGTGGAACTGGGCGACCTCGTCACCATGACGCGGGAGCAGGCCTCCTACCCGCTGTTCCGCCGCAACGGCCGCTTCGCCGAGATGGTGATGGCCGACCTTGCCGGCCGGTTCGAGGCACCGGTCTACGGAATGCTGGCGGTGCAGGAGCGGCTGGCGGCCATCGACTGGCAGGCCGCGGGCTTCGGGCAGGCCCCGGAAGTCCTGATGCACGGCCAGCCAGACGACCAGAGCCGCACCAGCCTCCTCTGGGAGGGTGAATGGGAGATCACCTACGTCACCTTCCGCGACATGGGCGCCGCCTTCGCGGTGGCGATCCTCGGCATCTACCTGCTGGTGGTCGGGCAGTTCGGCAGCTTCAAGCTGCCGCTGGTGATCCTGGTCCCGGTCCCGCTGACGCTGATCGGCATCGTGCTCGGCCACTGGCTGTTCGCCGCCGCCTTCACCGCCACCTCGATGATCGGCTTCATCGCGCTTGCCGGCATCATCGTGCGCAATTCCATCCTGCTCGTGGACTTCATCCGGCATCTGCGCGAGCGGGGGTACGGACTGCGCGACGCGGTGCTGGAGGCGGGCGCCATCCGCTTCAAGCCGATCCTGCTGACCGCCGTCGCCGCGATGATCGGCGCCGCCTTCATCCTGACCGACCCGATCTTCCAGGGGCTGGCGATCTCGCTGCTGTTCGGGCTGCTCAGCTCCACCCTGCTGACCGTCCTGGTCATTCCCGCCATCTATATCGTACTGCGCAGCGATACGCGGCCGGTCAAACCATGA
- a CDS encoding rhodanese-like domain-containing protein, with product MSDQIQIVEPATVIGWLKEGSATIVDVREPHEHKAGHIPGATLVPLSQFDPARVPVEPGKHLVFHCQGGMRCGPASARMADSGFTGTIYRLKGGMAGWMAAAGPVER from the coding sequence ATGTCCGACCAGATCCAGATCGTCGAACCCGCCACCGTCATCGGCTGGCTGAAGGAAGGCTCCGCCACCATCGTCGACGTCCGCGAGCCGCACGAGCACAAGGCCGGCCATATCCCCGGCGCCACGCTGGTTCCGCTGTCGCAGTTCGACCCCGCGCGTGTCCCGGTGGAGCCCGGCAAGCACCTCGTCTTCCACTGCCAGGGCGGCATGCGCTGCGGCCCGGCGTCCGCCCGGATGGCCGACAGCGGCTTCACCGGGACCATCTATCGGTTGAAGGGCGGCATGGCCGGCTGGATGGCCGCCGCCGGTCCGGTTGAGCGATAA
- the ubiT gene encoding ubiquinone anaerobic biosynthesis accessory factor UbiT has product MHDRAVMAEDRVREFEVHLTRVGLGLAHRMGNGVGGVLLDRFLRLLAARHPRAFATLRGMRDARLLIDPVDAPAAVMLHVGPALCLRVCDRGAEADAAVRGPCSRLLDLMEGQIDGDALFFRRELTIEGDTALILELRNTLDGEEIDLLSDIATAAAPLRVALPVVRRNGWRLLELMDTARRLAPPPVRWGLAALERRVVGPQREA; this is encoded by the coding sequence ATGCATGACCGCGCCGTCATGGCGGAGGACCGCGTCCGTGAGTTCGAGGTGCATCTCACCCGCGTCGGTCTCGGCCTTGCGCACCGCATGGGCAACGGGGTCGGCGGCGTGCTGCTCGACCGCTTCCTGCGCCTGCTTGCCGCGCGCCACCCGCGGGCCTTCGCCACGCTGCGCGGCATGCGCGACGCCCGGCTGCTGATCGACCCGGTCGATGCGCCGGCCGCCGTGATGCTGCATGTCGGCCCCGCCCTGTGCCTGCGCGTCTGCGACCGCGGCGCCGAGGCCGACGCCGCCGTGCGCGGCCCCTGCTCCCGGTTGCTGGACCTGATGGAGGGGCAGATCGACGGCGACGCCCTGTTCTTCCGCCGCGAACTGACGATCGAGGGCGACACCGCCCTGATCCTGGAACTGCGCAACACGCTCGACGGCGAGGAGATCGACCTGCTGTCCGACATCGCCACGGCCGCCGCCCCGCTGCGCGTCGCCCTGCCGGTGGTCCGCCGCAACGGCTGGCGCCTGCTGGAACTGATGGACACCGCCCGGCGCCTCGCCCCGCCGCCCGTCCGCTGGGGGCTTGCGGCGCTCGAACGGCGGGTCGTCGGCCCGCAGCGGGAGGCCTGA
- the ubiU gene encoding ubiquinone anaerobic biosynthesis protein UbiU translates to MRSFELICPAGNPAALRAAVDAGADAVYLGFRDETNARNFPGLNFSREDLAEGIAYAHARRVEVYVAINTYPQAGNLAPWHRAVDDAARLKADAVILADLGLLDYASRTHPGLRLHLSVQASAANAEAIRLYRDAFGVRRVVLPRVLTLPEIAQLNSEVEVETEVFVFGGLCPMAEGRCSLSSYATGLSPNRQGVCSPASHVRYEPRGKALASRLGDFTINVFGEGEQAGYPTLCKGRFVSGDSTAYLFEEPTSLNAMDLLPELKAAKVHALKIEGRQRGKAYIAHVVASYRKALDAFDKGMAVPKIDLEAVVEGGAQTTGAYKRAWR, encoded by the coding sequence ATGCGGTCCTTCGAACTGATCTGCCCGGCCGGCAACCCCGCCGCGCTGCGCGCCGCCGTCGATGCCGGGGCCGATGCCGTCTATCTCGGCTTCCGGGACGAGACCAACGCCCGCAACTTCCCCGGCCTGAACTTCTCCCGCGAGGATCTGGCGGAGGGCATCGCCTATGCCCATGCCCGGCGGGTCGAGGTCTATGTGGCGATCAACACCTATCCGCAGGCGGGCAACCTCGCGCCCTGGCACAGGGCGGTCGACGACGCGGCCCGGCTGAAGGCCGACGCGGTGATCCTCGCCGACCTCGGCCTGCTCGACTACGCCTCGCGCACCCACCCGGGCCTGCGGCTCCATCTGTCGGTCCAGGCCTCCGCCGCCAATGCCGAGGCCATCCGGCTCTACCGCGACGCCTTCGGCGTGCGCCGCGTCGTGCTGCCCCGCGTGCTGACCCTGCCGGAGATCGCGCAGCTCAACAGCGAGGTCGAGGTGGAGACCGAGGTCTTCGTGTTCGGCGGCCTCTGCCCGATGGCGGAGGGGCGCTGCTCGCTCTCCTCCTATGCGACGGGGCTGTCGCCGAACCGGCAGGGGGTGTGCTCGCCCGCCAGCCATGTGCGGTACGAGCCGCGCGGCAAGGCGCTGGCCTCGCGGCTCGGCGACTTCACCATCAACGTCTTCGGCGAGGGGGAGCAGGCCGGCTACCCGACGCTGTGCAAGGGGCGCTTCGTCTCCGGCGACAGCACCGCCTATCTGTTCGAGGAGCCCACCAGCCTCAACGCCATGGACCTGCTGCCCGAGCTGAAGGCTGCCAAGGTCCACGCCCTGAAGATCGAGGGGCGCCAGCGCGGCAAGGCCTACATCGCCCATGTCGTCGCCTCCTACCGCAAGGCGCTGGACGCCTTCGACAAGGGGATGGCCGTGCCGAAGATCGACCTGGAGGCGGTGGTCGAGGGCGGCGCCCAGACGACCGGCGCCTACAAGCGCGCCTGGCGCTGA
- the ubiV gene encoding ubiquinone anaerobic biosynthesis protein UbiV has product MTSNQPARLSLGPVLFNWPVDRWRDFYFRIADEAAVDVVVVGEIVCNKRAPFIAPALDEVIGRLSAAGKEVWLASPILVASNRERTAMHDLVDCTDFAIEANDMGALMLLEGRRHAVGPFINTYNEATLGWLARRGAVTVSLPAELPAESVEVLAKAGGETGLAVEVQVFGRAPLAISARCYHARAHGLHKDGCQFVCGNDPNGMPVRTMDGQPFLAVNGTQTMSHSYLCLAAELDRLQAMGVRQFRLSPHDLDMIRIIRTFRDVLEGKRDGRGTVKDLEAIIEGPVSNGFFHNAAGAVYVDAAD; this is encoded by the coding sequence ATGACGTCCAACCAGCCTGCCCGCCTCAGCCTCGGCCCGGTTCTGTTCAACTGGCCGGTGGATCGCTGGCGCGACTTCTATTTCCGCATCGCCGACGAAGCCGCGGTCGACGTCGTGGTGGTGGGGGAGATCGTCTGCAACAAGCGGGCGCCCTTCATCGCCCCGGCGCTGGACGAGGTGATCGGCCGCCTGTCCGCCGCCGGCAAGGAGGTCTGGCTCGCCAGCCCGATCCTCGTCGCCAGCAACCGCGAACGCACCGCCATGCATGATCTGGTGGACTGCACCGACTTCGCCATCGAGGCCAACGACATGGGGGCCCTGATGCTGCTGGAGGGACGGCGCCATGCGGTCGGCCCCTTCATCAACACCTACAACGAGGCGACGCTCGGCTGGCTCGCCCGCCGCGGCGCGGTGACGGTATCGCTGCCCGCCGAACTGCCGGCGGAGTCGGTCGAGGTGCTGGCGAAGGCGGGGGGCGAGACGGGGCTGGCGGTCGAGGTCCAGGTGTTCGGGCGGGCGCCGCTCGCCATTTCCGCCCGCTGCTACCACGCCCGGGCTCATGGGCTGCACAAGGACGGCTGCCAGTTCGTCTGCGGCAACGATCCGAACGGGATGCCGGTAAGGACCATGGACGGCCAGCCCTTCCTGGCCGTCAACGGAACCCAGACCATGTCCCACAGTTATCTTTGCCTTGCGGCGGAACTCGACCGGCTGCAGGCGATGGGGGTGCGGCAGTTCCGGCTGTCGCCGCATGATCTGGACATGATCCGGATCATTCGGACCTTCCGCGATGTTCTGGAAGGCAAACGTGATGGCCGCGGGACGGTGAAGGACCTGGAGGCAATCATCGAAGGACCGGTGTCGAACGGGTTCTTCCACAACGCCGCCGGTGCCGTCTATGTCGACGCGGCCGACTGA
- a CDS encoding c-type cytochrome, whose protein sequence is MKRYVAVLALGLFAMAPGGAKAQDAAAGEKVFNQCKACHTIESGGPNRVGPNLHGVASRKAGSVEGFKYSDAMANSGITWSEETLDKYLADPKSTIPGNKMAFAGVKNEQARKDLIAFLKKNS, encoded by the coding sequence ATGAAGCGTTATGTTGCGGTTCTGGCCCTGGGATTGTTCGCCATGGCTCCCGGCGGCGCCAAGGCGCAGGACGCCGCTGCCGGCGAGAAGGTCTTCAACCAGTGCAAGGCCTGCCATACCATCGAGTCCGGCGGCCCCAACCGCGTCGGCCCCAACCTGCACGGGGTCGCGAGCCGCAAGGCCGGCTCGGTCGAAGGCTTCAAATACTCCGACGCGATGGCCAATTCCGGCATCACCTGGAGCGAGGAGACGCTGGACAAGTATCTGGCCGACCCGAAAAGCACCATTCCGGGCAACAAGATGGCCTTCGCCGGCGTGAAGAACGAGCAGGCCCGCAAGGACCTGATCGCCTTCCTGAAGAAGAACAGCTAG
- a CDS encoding NnrS family protein: protein MHRPSRAISGHRLFFAAASLYAALAVPLWVAGYAGILPMGWSPAIHAHEMIAGYALAVVGGFLMTRLTPVTLAATFLAWLAGRAVMLAGAPAVIALPVSLAYPILLFVIAGLPFLRASKSGHNAVFGPLIGAFILAEGLFWAAELGLLAPRPMPVGLLLVASLMLAMGGRVIPAATAGALRAQGGLLVQRVQPRIELVGGIGAAVALLSAVTGMLPLSGAAGALLAGASALARLARWRTMAVLQLPDLWSLHLGYLLLGFGWILAGVTMLPGWGDAAGWHLLAIAAMGIIIAVMMIRTTLQREAEPTRLPPAGVAAVVLLLVAALLRLAAGWLDPLDAMAGAAAAWTLAHLLVVGVLLSVPRRARRQARRKPEPET from the coding sequence ATGCACCGGCCGTCCCGCGCCATCAGCGGCCACCGGCTGTTCTTCGCCGCGGCCTCGCTCTACGCCGCGCTGGCCGTGCCGCTGTGGGTCGCCGGCTATGCCGGGATCCTGCCGATGGGCTGGAGCCCGGCGATCCACGCCCATGAGATGATCGCCGGCTATGCGCTGGCGGTCGTCGGCGGCTTCCTGATGACCCGGCTGACGCCGGTCACCCTGGCGGCGACGTTTCTCGCCTGGCTCGCGGGACGGGCGGTCATGCTTGCCGGCGCTCCCGCGGTCATCGCGCTTCCGGTCTCGCTCGCCTACCCGATCCTGCTGTTCGTGATTGCCGGGCTGCCCTTTCTCCGCGCGAGCAAGAGCGGCCACAACGCCGTGTTCGGTCCGCTGATCGGCGCCTTCATCCTGGCGGAAGGGCTGTTCTGGGCGGCGGAGCTGGGTCTGCTGGCGCCGCGCCCGATGCCGGTCGGACTCCTGCTGGTGGCGAGCCTGATGCTCGCCATGGGGGGCCGGGTCATCCCGGCGGCGACGGCCGGCGCCCTGCGGGCCCAGGGCGGGCTGCTGGTCCAGCGCGTCCAGCCGCGGATCGAGCTGGTCGGCGGGATCGGTGCGGCCGTCGCCCTGCTGAGCGCCGTCACCGGCATGCTGCCCCTGTCCGGGGCCGCCGGGGCGCTTCTGGCGGGTGCCAGCGCGCTGGCGAGGCTGGCGCGCTGGCGGACCATGGCGGTGCTGCAACTGCCCGACCTGTGGAGCCTGCACCTCGGCTATCTGCTGCTGGGGTTCGGCTGGATCCTGGCGGGGGTCACGATGCTGCCGGGGTGGGGCGATGCCGCGGGGTGGCATTTGCTGGCGATCGCCGCGATGGGGATCATCATCGCCGTGATGATGATCCGCACGACCCTGCAGCGGGAGGCGGAGCCGACGCGGCTGCCGCCGGCGGGGGTGGCCGCGGTCGTCCTGCTGCTGGTGGCGGCTCTGTTGCGGCTGGCCGCCGGCTGGCTCGATCCGCTGGACGCGATGGCGGGAGCGGCGGCGGCCTGGACCCTGGCGCACCTGCTGGTTGTCGGGGTTCTGTTATCGGTGCCGCGACGGGCGAGACGCCAAGCCCGCCGGAAACCTGAGCCGGAAACCTGA
- the mog gene encoding molybdopterin adenylyltransferase: MTTLSPVRIGIVTVSDRASRGIYEDKGGPAILEELTRIIASPWEPVPRVIPDELDVIAATLTELCDEAGCGLVVTTGGTGPAPRDVTPEATEQVCRKMMPGFGELMRSVSLTVVPTAILSRQTAGIRGSSLIVNLPGKPSAIHDCLMAVFPAIPYCLDLIGAGRIETDPAVCRAFRPKS, translated from the coding sequence ATGACCACGCTTTCCCCCGTCAGGATCGGCATCGTCACCGTGTCGGACCGCGCCAGCCGCGGCATCTATGAGGACAAGGGCGGCCCGGCGATCCTGGAGGAGCTGACGCGCATCATCGCCTCCCCCTGGGAGCCGGTGCCGCGCGTGATCCCCGATGAGCTGGACGTGATCGCCGCCACCCTGACGGAGCTGTGCGACGAGGCCGGCTGCGGGCTGGTCGTCACCACCGGCGGCACCGGCCCGGCGCCCCGCGACGTGACGCCGGAGGCGACCGAACAGGTCTGCCGGAAGATGATGCCGGGCTTCGGCGAACTGATGCGTTCGGTCAGCCTGACCGTGGTGCCGACGGCGATCCTGTCGCGCCAGACCGCGGGCATCCGCGGCAGCAGCCTGATCGTCAATCTGCCGGGCAAGCCCTCGGCCATCCACGACTGCCTGATGGCGGTGTTCCCGGCGATTCCCTACTGCCTCGACCTGATCGGCGCCGGACGGATCGAGACCGACCCGGCCGTCTGCCGCGCCTTCCGGCCGAAATCCTGA
- a CDS encoding ferritin-like domain-containing protein, with product MPLLHQEPQGSVDRLDELLGIALALEVEAVRRYRLLADLMDRRGEGEAAATFRALMAEEEDHVDAVDGWAQELGLAAPDAPAFVWRLPPDIAQSWEELTERTRLTPYQALSLAVLNEQRAFAFYSYISAGTADEAVRRHAESLAAEELRHAALLRRERRKAYRRERGELPQVVRPQSAAEFDRLAAGLLSAAAAEHAALAARLAALGDSQRADLLSRIAEEERALCRSPSAGNAAGSAGAFGVEQAMQAAFALSDRLAETFADVAAGAGDETVLGEALRLQETAVRHLSLMSSPRD from the coding sequence ATGCCGCTGCTGCATCAGGAACCGCAAGGATCGGTCGACCGCCTGGACGAGCTTCTGGGAATCGCCCTGGCGCTGGAGGTCGAGGCGGTCAGGCGCTACCGGCTGCTCGCCGACCTGATGGACCGGCGGGGCGAGGGGGAGGCCGCGGCGACCTTCCGCGCCCTGATGGCGGAGGAGGAGGACCATGTCGACGCGGTCGACGGCTGGGCGCAGGAGCTCGGCCTCGCCGCCCCGGATGCGCCGGCCTTCGTCTGGCGCCTGCCGCCGGACATCGCGCAGTCCTGGGAGGAGCTGACGGAGCGGACCCGGCTGACGCCCTACCAGGCGCTGTCGCTCGCCGTGCTGAACGAGCAGCGCGCCTTCGCCTTCTACAGCTACATCAGTGCGGGAACGGCCGACGAGGCGGTGCGGCGCCATGCCGAGTCGCTGGCGGCCGAGGAACTGCGCCACGCCGCCCTGCTGCGGCGGGAGCGGCGCAAGGCCTACCGGCGCGAGCGGGGGGAACTGCCGCAGGTCGTCCGGCCGCAGTCGGCGGCGGAGTTCGACCGGCTGGCGGCCGGCCTGCTGTCGGCGGCGGCGGCAGAGCATGCCGCGCTCGCCGCCCGGCTCGCCGCGCTGGGCGACTCGCAGCGGGCCGACCTGCTGTCGCGCATCGCGGAGGAGGAGAGGGCGCTTTGCCGCTCGCCTTCCGCGGGCAACGCGGCCGGATCCGCGGGTGCCTTCGGCGTCGAGCAGGCGATGCAGGCCGCCTTCGCCCTGTCGGACCGGCTGGCCGAGACCTTCGCCGATGTCGCGGCGGGTGCGGGCGACGAAACAGTGCTGGGCGAGGCGCTGCGATTGCAGGAGACTGCGGTGCGTCACCTCTCCCTGATGTCCTCTCCGCGAGATTGA